In the genome of Triticum urartu cultivar G1812 chromosome 5, Tu2.1, whole genome shotgun sequence, one region contains:
- the LOC125510933 gene encoding cactin-like has protein sequence MPRKERDAEGSRSSSRRRRRRSPSDSDPDSDSGGSPRRGRSRHRRRSRRKAAPSSSSSSGASDSQASGSGSDSGDRRRRRSGSAKRGGVTEEQILEYMSKKAQKKAEKVAKKMKANAVSGYSNDSNPFGDPNLTENFVWRKKIDRAVTEGQKVDISVKAEKKRQRERMAEIEKVKKRREERAIEKAQHEEEMALLARERARAEFQDWEKKEEEFHFDQSKFRSEIRLREGRTKPIDVLLKNLNFADEFDVELNEPYLVFKGLTVKEMEELHDDIKMHLDLDRESQVNVKYWEALMVVCDWELGEARKRDAVDRARVRGEEPPREVEERGLHASIEGDVKNLLEGKTSTELEEMQNQIESQMRSGTAKVVEYWEAILKRLHIYKAKACLREIHASLLRKHLHRLENAGAPEQAVEADEELDTKEEDVMHDEEEDDKRYSPEPIEHIAEATESHLDEEDGSFSPELMHGNEDEDAIDPDEDKAELDRQREAVVTEHQRKVKEVMTAKAKKPDELELKAMKAMGAMEEGDAVFGSGAEVNLDSQVYWWHDKYRPRKPKYFNRVHTGYEWNKYNQTHYDHDNPPPKIVQGYKFNIFYPDLVDKSKAPIYTIEKDGSAGETCHIRFHAGPPYEDIYFRIVNKEWEYSHKKGFKCTFERGILHLYFNFKRYRYRR, from the exons ATGCCTAGGAAGGAGCGCGACGCCGAGGGCAGCCGGAGCTcgtcgcggcggcggcggcggcggtcgccGTCCGACTCGGACCCGGACTCCGACTCCGGCGGCTCGCCCCGCCGGGGCCGGAGCCGCCACCGCCGCAGGAGCCGCCGCAAGGCtgccccgtcctcctcctcctccagcggCGCGAGCGATTCGCAGGCGTCCGGCTCCGGCTCCGACTCCGGGGACCGCCGTAGGAGGCGGAGCGGGAGCGCCAAGCGCGGGGGCGTCACCGAGGAGCAGATCCTGGAGTACATGTCCAAGAAGGCGCAGAAGAAG GCCGAGAAGGTGGCCAAGAAGATGAAGGCCAACGCGGTGTCGGGCTACTCCAACGATTCCAACCCTTTTGGCGATCCCAACCTCACAGAGAA CTTTGTTTGGCGAAAGAAGATTGATCGCGCTGTAACTGAAGGGCAGAAGGTGGACATCTCTGTCAAAGCTGAAAAGAAAAGGCAGAGGGAAAGAATG GCTGAAATAGAGAAGGTTAAGAAAAGAAGGGAGGAAAGAGCAATTGAAAAAGCACAGCATGAGGAGGAAATG GCATTGTTAGCCAGAGAAAGAGCACGTGCTGAGTTTCAAGATTGGGAGAAGAAAGAGGAAGAG TTTCATTTTGATCAAAGCAAATTTAGGTCTGAGATCAGGTTACGGGAGGGACGTACAAAGCCTATTGATGTTCTCCTGAAGAATCTTAACTTTGCGGACGAATTTGATGTTGAGTTAAATGAGCCCTACTTGGTGTTCAAG GGATTAACAGTGAAGGAGATGGAAGAGTTACATGATGACATTAAGATGCATCTCGATCTGGACAGGGAAAGCCAAGTAAATGTCAAGTACTGGGAG GCACTCATGGTAGTGTGTGATTGGGAGCTAGGCGAGGCTCGGAAAAGAGATGCCGTGGACCGGGCTAGGGTCCGTGGTGAGGAACCACCCCGTGAGGTTGAAGAGAGAGGCTTGCATGCAAGTATTGAGGGGGATGTAAAAAATCTCTTGGAGGGTAAGACTTCCACAGAGCTAGaagagatgcaaaatcaaattgAGTCCCAGATGCGCTCTGGAACTGCAAAAGTTGTTGAATACTGGGAGGCCATTTTGAAACGCCTTCATATATACAAAGCAAAG GCTTGCCTGAGGGAAATCCATGCTTCTCTCTTACGTAAGCATCTGCATCGTCTAGAGAATGCTGGCGCTCCTGAACAGGCTGTAGAAGCTGATGAAGAATTAGACACTAAAGAGGAGGATGTGATGCACGACGAGgaagaag ATGATAAACGATATTCACCAGAACCTATAGAACATATAGCTGAAGCAACAGAGAGCCATTTGGATGAGGAAGATGGCTCCTTCTCGCCTGAGCTAATGCATGGcaatgaagatgaagatgcaATTGATCCTGATGAGGACAAGGCAGAACTG GATCGGCAACGTGAAGCTGTAGTTACCGAGCATCAAAGGAAAGTTAAGGAGGTCATGACAGCTAAGGCAAAAAAACCAGATGAGTTGGAGCTGAAGGCAATGAAAGCGATGGGAGCAATGGAGGAAGGGGACGCTGTGTTTGGTTCAGGTGCTGAAGTGAACCTGGATTCACAG GTTTACTGGTGGCATGACAAGTACCGACCAAGGAAACCAAAGTACTTCAATCGTGTGCATACTGGATATGAGTGGAACAAATACAATCAAACTCATTATGATCACGACAACCCGCCTCCTAAAATCGTCCAGGGCTACAAGTTCAACATATTTTACCCTGATCTTGTGGATAAATCAAAAGCACCAATATATACTATAGAGAAAGATGGAAGCGCTGGGGAGACATGCCATATAAGGTTTCATGCTGGCCCTCCATACGAGGATATT TATTTCCGCATCGTGAACAAGGAGTGGGAGTACTCACACAAGAAGGGCTTCAAGTGCACATTTGAGCGTGGGATTCTTCATCTGTATTTCAACTTCAAGCGATACCGCTACAGGCGATAG
- the LOC125510932 gene encoding protein argonaute MEL1-like — translation MAYRGGGGRGGRGDQQYGGGRGGAPAGGGRGGGRGPTGFVWPPPGAPSAPRPAAPAQYAPAVAIYHNPNATGPHQGAYQHGVVVRNPAPAPYVTVRAPSPPVTIRAPSPTPATIRAPAPTPSPAAAPFQPARVSAPAPAPPTPASVAKELEQKLFVTETALAPPAAAAAAAIAATQPEEEKAPDVDLAPVSKKGLAHPARPGAGTVGKKVMIRANHFLVNVADNNLFHYDVSINPESKSRAVNREVLSELIKLHGKTSLGGKLPAYDGRKSLYTAGSLPFESEEFSVTLVDPEKKDKEKAEREYKITIRIAGRTDLYHLQQFLKGRQRDMPQETIQVLDVVLRESPSWNYVTVSRSFFSTTFGHRGDIGEGLECWRGYYQSLRPTQMGLSLNIDISATSFFKPVTVVQFVLEFLNLRDASRPLTDRDRVKIKKALRGVRVETNHQEDQIRRYKITGITPVPMSQLIFPVDERGTRMSVVQYFMQRYKYNLQYTSWPCLQSGSDARPVYLPMEACKIVEGQRYSKKLNDKQVTNILRATCQRPQQREQSIREMVLHNKYAEDKFAQEFGINVCSDLVSVPARVLPPPMLRYHDSGKEKTCAPSVGQWNMINKKMINGGIIDNWACVSFSRMRPEEVYRFCCDLIQMCNMTGMSVNPRPLVDNRSASPNHIENALRDVYRRTTEMLGKQGSEKQLQLLIVILPEVSGSYGKIKKVCETDLGIVSQCCLPRHASRPNKQYLENVALKINVKVGGRNTVLERAFVRNGIPFVSEVPTIIFGADVTHPPPGEDSASSIAAVVASMDWPEITKYRGLVSAQPHRQEIIEDLFSVTKDPQRGNVNGGMIRELLIAFRRKTGLRPERILFYRDGVSEGQFSHVLLHEMDAIRKACASLEEGYMPPVTFVVVQKRHHTRLFPEVHGRRDMTDKSGNILPGTVVDLMICHPTEFDFYLCSHAGIQGTSRPTHYHVLYDENHFTADALQSLTNNLCYTYARCTRAVSVVPPAYYAHLAAFRARYYVEGDSSDGGSTPGSSGQAAIAREGPVEVRQLPKIKDNVKDVMFYC, via the exons ATGGCCTACCGCGGAGGCGGAGGCCGGGGAGGCCGCGGCGACCAGCAGTACGGCGGAGGCCGGGGCGGTGCGCCGGCTGGAGGAGGGCGCGGGGGCGGCCGCGGCCCCACGGGCTTCGTATGGCCGCCTCCGGGCGCTCCGTCGGCGCCGCGTCCCGCCGCGCCGGCGCAGTACGCGCCGGCCGTCGCTATCTACCACAACCCCAACGCCACGGGGCCGCACCAGGGCGCCTACCAGCACGGCGTCGTCGTCCGCAACCCCGCCCCGGCACCCTACGTCACCGTCCGCGCGCCTTCGCCCCCGGTCACCATCCGCGCGCCCTCGCCCACGCCGGCTACCATCCGCGCTCCTGCTCCGACGCCCTCGCCGGCCGCGGCCCCGTTCCAGCCGGCCCGCGTCTCCGCCCCCGCTCCCGCTCCGCCGACCCCCGCGTCCGTCGCCAAGGAGCtcgagcagaagctcttcgtcaCGGAGACCGCGCTGGCGCCGCCCGccgcggcggccgcggcggcgaTCGCGGCGACGCAGCCCGAGGAGGAGAAGGCCCCCGACGTGGACCTCGCGCCGGTGTCCAAGAAGGGGCTCGCCCACCCGGCGCGGCCCGGCGCCGGCACCGTGGGCAAGAAGGTGATGATCCGCGCCAACCACTTCCTCGTCAACGTCGCCGACAACAACCTCTTCCACTACGAT GTCTCCATTAACCCGGAGTCAAAATCAAGGGCTGTGAACAGGGAGGTACTCAGTGAGCTAATCAAGTTGCACGGCAAGACATCCCTTGGGGGCAAATTGCCTGCCTACGATGGAAGAAAGAGTCTTTACACTGCAGGCTCACTCCCTTTTGAGTCTGAGGAGTTTTCTGTTACACTGGTTGATCCCGAAAAGAAAGACAAAGAAAA GGCTGAAAGGGAGTACAAGATCACCATTCGGATTGCTGGGAGGACAGACCTGTACCACCTCCAGCAGTTCCTCAAAGGAAGACAGAGGGATATGCCTCAAGAAACCATCCAAGTTCTTGATGTTGTCCTCAGGGAGTCACCATCCTGGAA CTATGTCACAGTGTCCagatccttcttctccaccaCCTTTGGTCACAGAGGAGACATTGGTGAAGGATTAGAGTGCTGGAGAGGTTACTACCAGAGCTTACGTCCAACCCAGATGGGGCTGTCACTCAATATAG ACATATCTGCGACATCCTTCTTCAAGCCTGTGACAGTGGTCCAGTTTGTGCTAGAGTTCCTCAACTTACGTGATGCCTCGCGGCCTCTGACAGACAGGGACCGTGTTAAG ATAAAGAAAGCACTCCGTGGGGTGCGTGTCGAAACAAACCACCAGGAAGACCAAATCCGAAGATACAAGATAACAGGGATTACTCCTGTTCCCATGAGCCAGCTCAT ATTTCCTGTTGATGAGAGAGGAACAAGAATGTCAGTTGTTCAGTACTTCATGCAAAGATACAAATACAATCTGCAGTATACTTCTTGGCCCTGCTTGCAGTCTGGAAGTGATGCTCGGCCTGTGTATCTGCCTATGGAG GCGTGCAAGATTGTTGAAGGGCAAAGGTACTCTAAGAAATTGAATGACAAGCAGGTCACCAACATACTTAGAGCTACCTGTCAACGTCCCCAGCAGAGGGAGCAAAGCATTCGTGAG ATGGTTCTGCACAACAAGTATGCTGAGGACAAGTTTGCTCAGGAGTTCGGGATCAATGTCTGCAGTGACCTTGTCTCTGTTCCAGCCCGTGTGCTGCCTCCCCCCATG TTGAGATATCATGATTCTGGAAAGGAGAAAACTTGTGCGCCAAGTGTTGGACAGTGGAACATGATTAACAAG AAAATGATCAATGGAGGAATCATAGACAACTGGGCCTGTGTGAGTTTTTCACGCATGCGTCCTGAGGAGGTATACAGGTTCTGTTGTGATCTGATTCAGATGTGCAATATGACTGGAATG TCTGTCAATCCAAGGCCACTTGTAGACAACCGATCAGCTAGCCCCAACCACATCGAGAATGCCTTGAGGGATGTATACAGGAGGACCACCGAAATGCTTGGAAAACAGGGAAGCGAAAAACAGCTACAACTGTTAATTGTAATCCTACCTGAAGTCAGTGGTTCTTATG GGAAAATCAAGAAGGTTTGTGAGACTGACCTTGGGATCGTGTCTCAGTGTTGCCTGCCAAGGCATGCTTCCAGACCGAACAAGCAATATTTGGAGAATGTTGCACTCAAAATCAATGTGAAG GTCGGAGGACGCAACACAGTTCTGGAGAGAGCTTTTGTGCGAAATGGCATACCGTTTGTGTCCGAAGTCCCAACAATCATCTTTGGTGCTGATGTTACACACCCCCCACCTGGAGAGGACTCTGCATCATCAATTGCTGCG GTGGTGGCATCAATGGACTGGCCAGAGATCACCAAGTACAGAGGTCTTGTCTCTGCCCAACCACACAGGCAGGAGATAATCGAAGACCTCTTCAGTGTCACCAAAGATCCGCAGAGGGGTAATGTCAATGGTGGCATGATCAG GGAGTTGCTGATTGCCTTCCGCAGGAAGACAGGCCTTAGGCCTGAGAGGATACTCTTCTACAG GGATGGCGTAAGTGAAGGCCAATTCAGCCATGTTCTGCTTCATGAAATGGACGCAATCAGGAAG GCCTGCGCCTCGTTAGAGGAGGGGTATATGCCCCCAGTCACCTTTGTGGTTGTCCAGAAAAGGCATCACACCAGGCTATTCCCTGAGGTTCATGGGAGGCGTGATATGACCGACAAGAGTGGGAACATACTTCCAG GAACTGTGGTTGACCTCATGATTTGCCACCCTACGGAGTTTGATTTCTACTTGTGCAGCCATGCTGGCATTCAG GGAACTAGCAGGCCAACACACTACCATGTTCTTTATGATGAGAATCACTTCACAGCCGATGCGCTTCAGTCACTGACCAACAATCTCTGCTACAC CTATGCTCGTTGCACTCGTGCGGTCTCTGTTG TCCCACCGGCCTACTACGCCCATCTTGCCGCATTCCGTGCGCGCTACTACGTGGAAGGGGACAGCTCGGACGGCGGATCGACCCCCGGAAGCAGCGGTCAGGCGGCGATTGCGCGTGAGGGCCCTGTGGAGGTGCGCCAGCTCCCAAAGATCAAGGACAACGTCAAGGACGTCATGTTCTACTGCTGA